GTGCCGTCTCGTCTCCCGCGAGCACGACGAGCGGTCGCCCGGGCAGGTTCCACGTCTTGAGTGCCTTGGCTGCGCGGGACGTCTTCGGCTGGTCGAAGGACATGTCCTCCACCACGACGACCTTCCCGTCGCCGGCGCGCACGGACAGGGCCGAGCGCAGGGCGAGCGCCTTCATCTTCTTGGGGATCGACTGCCGGTAGGACCTCGGCTGGGGGCCGTGGGCGGTGCCGCCCCCGACCCACTGCGGCTCCCGGGTGGACCCGTGACGGGCGCGCCCGGTGCCCTTCTGACGCCACGGCTTGCGCCCACCGCCGCGGACCTCGGCCCGCGTCTTGGTCGCATGCGTGCCGGCTCGAGCGGCCGCGAGCTGCGCGGTCACGACCTGGTGCATGAGGGGGACGTTGACCTTCGCCGCGAAGATCTCGTCGAGCAGCTCGACGGATGCTCCCTGGCTCCCGTCCTCGTTCAGCAGGTTGACGTTCACGAGGGCCTCCTCACGGCGGACCGGACGACGACCATGCCGCCGTTCGGACCGGGGACCGAACCCCTGACGAGCAAGAGGTTGCGCTCCGGGTCGCTCTTGACGACCTCGAGGTTGAGGGTGGTCACGCGGTCGTGGCCCATCCGCCCCGGGAGCTTCTGCCCCTTGAAGACGCGTGCGGGGGTGGTGCCGGCGCCGACCGACCCCGGGACGCGGTGCTTGCGCTCCGTCCCGTGGCTGGCCGGGGCCCCGCCGAAGTTGTGTCGCTTGTAGACACCGGCGAACCCCTTGCCCTTGGACGTACCCACGACGTCGACCTTCTCCCCCGCCTCGAACACGTCGGCGCGCAGCTCCTGTCCGACCTTGAAGCCGGACACGTCGGCCACCCGGAGCTCGACGAGGTGGCGATGGGGCTTCAGGCCCTTGCGGGTTAGGTGTCCCTCCTCCGGCTTCGTCAGCTTCCCGGGCTTGAGCTCGTCGAACGCGAGCTGGACCGCGGCGTACCCATCCTTCTCGGGGGTCTTCACCTGGGAGACGCGGCAGGGGCCGACCTCGACGACGGTGACGGGGATGGCCCGCGCAGCCTCGTCGAAGACCTGCGTCATGCCGAGCTTGCGCCCGAGGATGCCCTTGGTGATGACCGTTGCCATCGCCTATCGCACCCCCGCCCCGGCGAGCTTGATCTCGATATCGACACCCGCGGGCAGGTCGAGGCGGGTGAGGTCCTCGATCGTGCGCGGCGTGGGGTCGATCACGTCGATGAGCCGCTTGTGGGTCCGCATCTCGAAGTGCTCACGCGAGTCCTTGTCCTTGTGCGGGGACCGGATCACGCAGATGACGTTGCGCTCGGTCGGCAGCGGCACGGGTCCGGACACGCGGGCGCCCGAACGCAGCACGGTGTCCACGATGCGCTTCGCCGAGAGGTCCACGACCTCGTGGTCGAAGGCCTTCAGCTTTATCCGGATACGGTTCGCTGCCGCCGTTGCCATGGCTCCCTACTTCTCGATCTTCACGACTCGGCCGGCGCCAACCGTACGACCACCCTCACGGATGGCGAACCGCTGACCCTCCTCCATCGCGATAGGAGTGATCAACTCAACCGACATCTCCGTGTTGTCACCAGGC
This genomic stretch from Actinomycetota bacterium harbors:
- the rpsJ gene encoding 30S ribosomal protein S10, with translation MATAAANRIRIKLKAFDHEVVDLSAKRIVDTVLRSGARVSGPVPLPTERNVICVIRSPHKDKDSREHFEMRTHKRLIDVIDPTPRTIEDLTRLDLPAGVDIEIKLAGAGVR
- a CDS encoding elongation factor Tu, giving the protein PGDNTEMSVELITPIAMEEGQRFAIREGGRTVGAGRVVKIEK
- the rplD gene encoding 50S ribosomal protein L4; this translates as MNVNLLNEDGSQGASVELLDEIFAAKVNVPLMHQVVTAQLAAARAGTHATKTRAEVRGGGRKPWRQKGTGRARHGSTREPQWVGGGTAHGPQPRSYRQSIPKKMKALALRSALSVRAGDGKVVVVEDMSFDQPKTSRAAKALKTWNLPGRPLVVLAGDETALAYSFRNIDGVHVIAEGQLNVYDILRADTVVFARRALDAFQSRAAVLPGRRGGGSAASDEEPGIETPADVAQYTAPQPIDDEGVTS
- the rplC gene encoding 50S ribosomal protein L3, yielding MATVITKGILGRKLGMTQVFDEAARAIPVTVVEVGPCRVSQVKTPEKDGYAAVQLAFDELKPGKLTKPEEGHLTRKGLKPHRHLVELRVADVSGFKVGQELRADVFEAGEKVDVVGTSKGKGFAGVYKRHNFGGAPASHGTERKHRVPGSVGAGTTPARVFKGQKLPGRMGHDRVTTLNLEVVKSDPERNLLLVRGSVPGPNGGMVVVRSAVRRPS